A stretch of DNA from Methanogenium sp. S4BF:
CCCTGGAAGGTCTTTACCACAAAATTGCCGCCGGGTTTCAAAAAGTCCAGCGCAAAATCACACGCCTCTTCAGAGAGCCCGACCGCACGGGCCTGATCATAGCTCTTGTTCCCGGAGAGTTTCGGTGCCGCATCACAAACGATGACATTTGCGACCCCGATCAGTGACCGTATTTTCTCGTGCATATACTCGGTGGTGAAGTCGCCGGTGAGCGTCACCACGCCCTCAATCGATGGGACCGGGTTTAAGTCGACCCCTATCACCTGTCCGTCGGTGAGCTCACGCAGCACCTGCAGCCAGCTCCCCGGGGCGCACCCGAGGTCGATAACATTGTCATCATCGCGGATGACCTGAAAGCGTTTTTGTATGTCAAGAAGCTTGTAGGCCGCACGGGAACGGTAGCCTTCCGTACGCGCCTGTCGATAAAATCTGTCTCGTCCCCACTGTGAACCCATAATCAAAAATCCTCTGCATGATGTTTTTATCACGCAAAAACCTACATATTAATAAAAATTATACCGGTATAACTTATAATAGACTTTGTAAAGGGGTAATAATGTTAAAAGCAGCCATTGATACAGATACCTTCCGGGAGACAATAGATGTCATTGCAGCCCTCGTCACCGAGTGCCGCATGCACGTCGGGGAAGACGGACTGAAGACGCGCGCAGTAGACACTGCCAATGTAGCCATGATCTCACTCGACCTCAGTCAGGAGGCATTTTCGTCCTTCGTTGCGACGGAGAGTGAACTCGGCATCGATATCACCAAGATGAAAAATATCATCGGCATGATGGGAAAAGGAGACGTATTGTCCCTTGAACTCCCGGAAGACGGGCACAAAATGGAGATGGTCTTCTCCGGGTACCAGTACTCGGTCACCCTCCTTGATGTCAATACCATCCGGAAAGACCCCCAGCCGCCGACCATTGAACTGCCGGCAAAGGTCCGCATCTCCGGTGCGGCAATAAACGACGGCATCAAGGCAGCCTCGGTGGTCTCTGACAAGATTGCGCTGGGTGTCGACACCGCCACCGGGACCTTCTACATGGAGGCAGAAGGGGACTCGGATCACATCCGGCTTGAGCGCGCCGGAGACGAACTCATCTCACTTGAGCCAGCAGACGTCCGGTCACTCTTCTCCTTAGACTACCTCCGTGATATGGGCAAAGTGATGGCGCGGGCCGATGAGGTGGAAGTCCAGATTGGAAATGACCACCCCGTCAGGGTGTCCTTTGACTTTGCAGACGGTCACGGGCATGTTGATTTCCTCCTTGCCCCCCGCATTGAGGCAGATTGATGCGAAGGCTCGAACCAAGAGACCTTGCAAAATATCCATTTTTAAAAGGGGCAAAGGCACACGTCCAGAGCTCCGGCATATCGATTGATTCTTTAATCCGTTCTCAGTCCGGGAAAGGGGACAGCCTGATAAAGCTTGCAGCAGAACGCGTAAAGCAATCGCTGCGTCCGCCTGCATTTGATGAAACGAACACAGAAATCCAGAACCCGGATGACGAAATTTATGCATATGCCATTGCGCGAATGCTTGCGTCCTGCATGGACGACCCGTCGATGCTTGACAAGCTCGCCCGCTATGAGGCGGAGCGCTCAGCGTACTTTCTGAAGGCAGAAGATCCGGAGGTGGTCGCACATATTGCAAAAGCAGTGGACCTTGACATCACCGCGCCTGACATGAGTGTCAAACAGTATGTGGACCTCGTCAGCCGCATGCGCGAACCCCGGTGGCGCCTGGTGAACAGGGACGTCACCAACGGCCGGGTGCGGTGCACAGCGGACGATTATGCCGTCCTCCTCCGGGAGAAGATCCGTCAGGTGATACGCCTGCAGCTGCCGCTTTCTGTCCCCGGCCCCATCG
This window harbors:
- a CDS encoding DNA primase large subunit PriL; the encoded protein is MRRLEPRDLAKYPFLKGAKAHVQSSGISIDSLIRSQSGKGDSLIKLAAERVKQSLRPPAFDETNTEIQNPDDEIYAYAIARMLASCMDDPSMLDKLARYEAERSAYFLKAEDPEVVAHIAKAVDLDITAPDMSVKQYVDLVSRMREPRWRLVNRDVTNGRVRCTADDYAVLLREKIRQVIRLQLPLSVPGPIAVRLRTYAEDVSRAYQEQILEQYGDVDEGCFPPCIRAIIAAVTDGTNIPHTARFTLTAFMHTIGLDETAIVEVFARAPDFDISRTMYQVEHISGSGGTEYTPPGCATLRTYGLCVNPDKYCKNTAHPLSYYKYCKKISGKKA
- a CDS encoding RlmE family RNA methyltransferase, translated to MGSQWGRDRFYRQARTEGYRSRAAYKLLDIQKRFQVIRDDDNVIDLGCAPGSWLQVLRELTDGQVIGVDLNPVPSIEGVVTLTGDFTTEYMHEKIRSLIGVANVIVCDAAPKLSGNKSYDQARAVGLSEEACDFALDFLKPGGNFVVKTFQGDMFHLILDKMRENFFGVKVYRSKAARKGSTEVYIIGKKFKGHRNDSEG
- a CDS encoding DNA polymerase sliding clamp — its product is MLKAAIDTDTFRETIDVIAALVTECRMHVGEDGLKTRAVDTANVAMISLDLSQEAFSSFVATESELGIDITKMKNIIGMMGKGDVLSLELPEDGHKMEMVFSGYQYSVTLLDVNTIRKDPQPPTIELPAKVRISGAAINDGIKAASVVSDKIALGVDTATGTFYMEAEGDSDHIRLERAGDELISLEPADVRSLFSLDYLRDMGKVMARADEVEVQIGNDHPVRVSFDFADGHGHVDFLLAPRIEAD